A genomic segment from Nocardiopsis sp. Huas11 encodes:
- a CDS encoding (2Fe-2S)-binding protein, whose protein sequence is MRVNVNVNGEDMTAENVWPGESLLYVLRERLGLPGSKNACEQGECGSCTVYFDGVTACSCMIAAGQAEGRTVRTVEGLAEEPGKGSDRTLGTVQDAFVEAGAVQCGFCTPGLLVQTDDLLERTVGAGKGAPDDAEIREALAGNLCRCTGYEKIIDAVHLAAARRCESGAAHE, encoded by the coding sequence ATGCGCGTGAACGTCAACGTCAACGGCGAGGACATGACCGCCGAGAACGTGTGGCCGGGCGAGAGCCTGCTGTACGTCCTGCGCGAGCGCCTGGGCCTGCCGGGCAGCAAGAACGCCTGTGAGCAGGGCGAGTGCGGCTCGTGCACCGTCTACTTCGACGGTGTGACGGCCTGTTCGTGCATGATCGCCGCCGGGCAGGCCGAGGGCCGCACGGTCCGCACGGTCGAGGGCCTGGCCGAGGAGCCCGGCAAGGGCTCGGACCGCACCCTGGGCACCGTCCAGGACGCGTTCGTCGAGGCCGGCGCCGTCCAGTGCGGATTCTGCACCCCGGGCCTGCTGGTGCAGACCGACGACCTGTTGGAGCGCACCGTGGGCGCGGGCAAGGGCGCCCCCGACGACGCCGAGATCCGTGAGGCGCTGGCCGGGAACCTGTGCCGCTGCACCGGCTACGAGAAGATCATCGACGCCGTGCACCTGGCCGCCGCGCGCCGCTGCGAGAGCGGAGCGGCGCATGAGTGA
- a CDS encoding xanthine dehydrogenase family protein subunit M: protein MEFLSPSTLEEALEAKSAHPDGVPIMGGTDVMVELNFDKRRPSTLIDLARVPELGEWGTDGDHIRLGAGVPYSTIVEHLGQSAPALSKASRTVASPQIRNRGSVGGNLGGASPAGDAHPPLLATDAVIELASVRGLRRVPAREFYLSFRTTARQDDELITAVLLPEPKGPQQFAKIGTRNAMVISVAAFSLALDAEKRTVGTGLGSVAPTPIRAEEAEAFLAAEFDWEGAALPSESLVRRFGELVASVTRPIDDQRGTAQYRTHSMAVMARRALTWSATEYRKGVTRCA from the coding sequence ATGGAATTCCTGAGTCCCTCCACACTGGAGGAGGCGCTTGAGGCCAAGAGCGCCCACCCGGACGGGGTGCCCATCATGGGCGGAACCGACGTCATGGTGGAACTCAACTTCGACAAACGGCGTCCGTCGACCCTGATCGACCTGGCCCGCGTGCCCGAACTGGGCGAGTGGGGCACCGACGGCGACCACATCCGCCTGGGCGCGGGTGTGCCCTACTCCACGATCGTCGAGCACCTTGGACAGAGCGCTCCCGCTCTCTCCAAGGCCTCGCGCACCGTCGCCTCCCCGCAGATCCGCAACCGCGGCTCCGTGGGCGGCAACCTGGGCGGCGCCTCGCCCGCGGGGGACGCCCATCCTCCCCTGCTCGCCACCGACGCCGTCATCGAGCTGGCCTCGGTCCGCGGCCTCCGGCGGGTCCCCGCCCGGGAGTTCTACCTCTCCTTCCGGACGACCGCCCGCCAGGACGACGAGCTCATCACGGCCGTGCTGCTGCCCGAGCCCAAGGGCCCGCAGCAGTTCGCCAAGATCGGCACCCGCAACGCCATGGTCATCTCCGTGGCCGCCTTCAGCCTGGCCCTGGACGCGGAGAAGCGCACCGTGGGCACGGGCCTGGGATCGGTGGCGCCGACCCCGATCCGCGCCGAGGAGGCCGAGGCGTTCCTGGCCGCCGAGTTCGACTGGGAGGGCGCCGCCCTGCCGTCGGAGAGCCTCGTACGGCGCTTCGGCGAGCTGGTGGCCTCCGTCACCCGCCCCATCGACGACCAGCGCGGCACCGCGCAGTACCGCACCCACTCCATGGCCGTGATGGCGCGGCGCGCGCTGACCTGGTCGGCCACCGAGTACCGGAAGGGAGTCACGCGATGCGCGTGA
- a CDS encoding CBM35 domain-containing protein — protein MNPPSKRALARLSALTLLAGLVVAGPTSPANAADLTLTVDVGQVVRPATQVAAGGLYGVGSDSQPTTDMLLPLNPTSFTQPPPGTTHLGNGATEPCCDALDVGHNITRAGAQQFIRLPDIYPTFPYEWQGWDDWEQKVTTMVEDRLAATDTTNIHGWELWNEPDWTWDTQEAGSFNDGWTRTYDLVRSLDSVTPIVGPSPAVYRHDDMLDFMTHARDTDTLPDVIVWHELDDTNWNSFDDHVADYRAIEERLGISPRPIAINEYNSFNQMDIPSVALHWMSAFERHGAREAHRAYWFEAGTFDGLFTLDDEPTASYWLYRWYGEMTGNIVATTPESWLDGVASYDSSRQIVNVAFGGDWGDNTVDVTGLDSFGSSVDVRVLSTPGSGRHTHVAQPTVVRETTMAVSGGRISVPVNGMDAEGAYQLLVTPAGGPTTSWQQVYEAENATVVNAQTRSSGQASNGYYVGGIDGDEDMRSDSFVDFTVDVPEDRSYTMTIDYANGTGATSTHGLAYNGSDWSTVSYAPTAGWGQFETTSVTVDLDAGYNVIRLAKGSPHFEGGTGYAEIDSITLS, from the coding sequence ATGAACCCCCCGTCGAAACGGGCGCTCGCGCGCCTGTCCGCCCTCACCCTGCTCGCCGGCCTCGTCGTCGCGGGCCCCACCTCCCCCGCCAACGCCGCCGACCTGACCCTCACCGTCGACGTCGGGCAGGTCGTGCGCCCGGCGACACAGGTCGCCGCCGGCGGCCTCTACGGCGTCGGCTCCGACTCCCAGCCGACCACGGACATGCTGCTGCCGCTGAACCCGACCAGCTTCACCCAGCCCCCGCCCGGCACCACCCACCTGGGCAACGGCGCCACCGAACCGTGCTGCGACGCGCTCGACGTCGGACACAACATCACCAGGGCCGGCGCCCAGCAGTTCATCCGCCTGCCCGACATCTACCCGACCTTCCCCTACGAGTGGCAGGGCTGGGACGACTGGGAGCAGAAGGTCACGACCATGGTCGAGGACCGCCTGGCCGCGACCGACACGACCAACATCCACGGCTGGGAGCTGTGGAACGAGCCCGACTGGACGTGGGACACCCAGGAGGCGGGCTCCTTCAACGACGGCTGGACGCGCACCTACGACCTGGTGCGTTCCCTGGACTCGGTCACCCCCATCGTGGGACCGAGCCCGGCGGTCTACCGCCACGACGACATGCTCGACTTCATGACCCACGCCCGCGACACCGACACGCTGCCGGACGTGATCGTGTGGCACGAACTCGACGACACGAACTGGAACTCCTTCGACGACCACGTCGCCGACTACCGGGCCATCGAGGAGCGGCTCGGCATCTCGCCGCGCCCGATCGCCATCAACGAGTACAACAGCTTCAACCAGATGGACATCCCCAGCGTGGCCCTGCACTGGATGAGCGCGTTCGAGCGCCACGGGGCGCGCGAGGCGCACCGCGCGTACTGGTTCGAGGCCGGCACCTTCGACGGGCTGTTCACCCTGGACGACGAGCCGACCGCGTCGTACTGGCTCTACCGCTGGTACGGGGAGATGACCGGCAACATCGTGGCGACGACGCCGGAGAGCTGGCTGGACGGCGTGGCCTCCTACGACTCCAGCCGCCAGATCGTCAACGTCGCCTTCGGCGGCGACTGGGGCGACAACACCGTGGACGTCACCGGACTGGACTCGTTCGGCTCCTCGGTCGACGTGCGCGTCCTGTCCACCCCCGGCTCGGGTCGGCACACCCACGTCGCCCAGCCCACCGTCGTGCGCGAGACGACCATGGCCGTCTCCGGCGGCCGGATCTCGGTTCCCGTGAACGGTATGGACGCCGAGGGCGCCTACCAGCTCCTGGTCACCCCTGCGGGCGGTCCGACCACGTCCTGGCAGCAGGTGTACGAGGCGGAGAACGCCACGGTCGTCAACGCCCAGACCAGGTCCTCCGGCCAGGCGTCGAACGGCTACTACGTGGGCGGCATCGACGGGGACGAGGACATGCGCTCGGACTCCTTCGTGGACTTCACCGTCGACGTGCCCGAGGACAGGAGCTACACGATGACGATCGACTACGCCAACGGCACCGGGGCGACCTCCACGCACGGCCTGGCCTACAACGGCAGCGACTGGTCCACGGTCTCCTACGCCCCGACCGCCGGATGGGGGCAGTTCGAGACCACGAGCGTGACCGTCGACCTCGACGCCGGATACAACGTCATCCGGCTGGCCAAGGGCTCGCCCCACTTCGAGGGCGGTACCGGCTACGCCGAGATCGACAGCATCACGCTGTCCTGA
- a CDS encoding xanthine dehydrogenase family protein molybdopterin-binding subunit: protein MATTTTPTVTDLSSTTRDGLGSSPRRPDGTLKVTGEFAYSSDMWMEDMLWGMTLRSPHPHAKILGIDITEALKVPGVETVLTHEDVPGAKRYGLEYKDQPVLAFGKVRYKGEPVALVAADHPETARRALERIKVDYEVLPPVSDSRRAALDPEYPLVHEAGSLKIHEEYHQSGNRVRYQPIRTGGFRDVAGHKEREREVLDGLRAQADAVVETEYEVGMQDQAFLGPESGLAVPEEDGGVHLYVATQWLHSDLWQIVPCLGLPEDKVRMTMAGVGGAFGGREDLSMQIHGAMLALRTGKPVKIVYNREESFVGHVHRHPAKMRFEHGAKADGTLLYATLEIIVDGGAYASATPAVVGVASSLGIGPYEVPHVLVDAYGVYTTNPPCGAMRGFGAVQACFGYESQMDKLAEKLGMHPVDLRIKNAMSQGSRIITGQELHSPLPMADMLQRARELPMPVDRSELPDPSDLRTLPGGVAGTTHGEGVVRGVGYGVGLKNLCFSEGFDDYSTARVRLEIAAGEPIVLVHTAAAEVGQGLVTVKGQIARTELGVENVVINPSDTRVGSAGSSSASRQSYMTGGAVKLACEAVRASVFATARERGVVPIDRDDADLSLVGGKLVSATDGVLISLADLLGESASGGTVVEETREHHHRPTEMIDPVLGQGSSHTQFGMCVHRAVVDVDVELGLVKVVALDAVQDVGKVLHPQQLAGQIQGASTQGLGLALMEEIQVKDSEIRNPSFTDYLIPTILDTPPMRIEVLEHPDPHAPYGLRGAGEPPTLSSTPAIVAAVRDATGRALTHAPVRPEDIVGIDL, encoded by the coding sequence ATGGCCACGACGACCACCCCGACCGTCACGGACCTGTCCAGTACCACCAGGGACGGTCTGGGATCGAGCCCGCGCCGGCCCGACGGCACGCTCAAGGTGACCGGGGAGTTCGCCTACTCCTCGGACATGTGGATGGAGGACATGCTGTGGGGGATGACCCTGCGCAGCCCCCACCCGCACGCCAAAATCCTGGGCATCGACATCACCGAGGCGCTCAAGGTCCCCGGTGTGGAGACCGTGCTCACGCACGAGGACGTCCCCGGCGCCAAGCGCTACGGCCTGGAGTACAAGGACCAGCCCGTGCTGGCCTTCGGCAAGGTGCGCTACAAGGGCGAGCCGGTGGCCCTGGTGGCCGCCGACCACCCCGAGACCGCGCGCCGCGCCCTGGAGCGGATCAAGGTCGACTACGAGGTCCTGCCCCCGGTCAGCGACTCGCGCCGGGCGGCCCTGGACCCGGAGTACCCGCTGGTCCACGAGGCGGGCAGCCTCAAGATCCACGAGGAGTACCACCAGTCCGGCAACCGGGTGCGCTACCAGCCCATCCGCACCGGCGGGTTCCGGGACGTGGCGGGGCACAAGGAGCGTGAGCGGGAGGTCCTGGACGGCCTGCGCGCCCAGGCCGACGCGGTCGTGGAGACCGAGTACGAGGTCGGCATGCAGGACCAGGCGTTCCTGGGTCCCGAGTCCGGCCTGGCCGTTCCCGAGGAGGACGGCGGCGTCCACCTGTACGTCGCCACCCAGTGGCTGCACAGCGACCTCTGGCAGATCGTGCCCTGCCTCGGCCTGCCCGAGGACAAGGTGCGGATGACCATGGCGGGGGTCGGCGGGGCCTTCGGCGGCCGCGAGGACCTGTCGATGCAGATCCACGGCGCCATGCTCGCGCTGCGCACCGGCAAGCCGGTCAAGATCGTGTACAACCGCGAGGAGTCCTTCGTCGGGCACGTGCACCGGCACCCGGCCAAGATGCGCTTCGAGCACGGCGCCAAGGCCGACGGCACGCTGCTGTACGCCACGCTGGAGATCATCGTGGACGGCGGCGCCTACGCCTCGGCCACGCCGGCCGTGGTGGGTGTGGCCTCCTCGCTGGGCATCGGCCCCTACGAGGTGCCCCACGTCCTGGTGGACGCCTACGGGGTCTACACCACGAACCCGCCGTGCGGGGCGATGCGCGGTTTCGGCGCGGTCCAGGCGTGCTTCGGCTACGAGTCGCAGATGGACAAGCTCGCCGAGAAGCTCGGTATGCACCCGGTGGACCTGCGGATCAAGAACGCCATGTCGCAGGGTTCGCGGATCATCACGGGCCAGGAGCTGCACAGCCCGCTGCCGATGGCGGACATGCTCCAGCGGGCCCGTGAGCTGCCGATGCCCGTGGACCGCTCCGAGCTGCCCGACCCCTCCGACCTGCGCACCCTGCCGGGCGGCGTGGCCGGGACGACGCACGGCGAGGGTGTCGTGCGCGGTGTGGGCTACGGCGTGGGCCTGAAGAACCTGTGCTTCTCGGAGGGCTTCGACGACTACTCCACCGCACGGGTGCGGCTGGAGATCGCGGCCGGCGAGCCGATCGTGCTCGTGCACACCGCGGCCGCCGAGGTCGGCCAGGGGCTGGTCACCGTCAAGGGCCAGATCGCCCGTACCGAGCTCGGTGTGGAGAACGTGGTCATCAACCCGTCCGACACCCGCGTGGGCTCGGCCGGCTCCTCCTCGGCCTCCCGCCAGTCGTACATGACCGGCGGAGCGGTCAAGCTCGCCTGTGAGGCCGTGCGCGCGTCGGTGTTCGCGACCGCCCGCGAACGCGGTGTGGTCCCGATCGACCGGGACGACGCGGACCTGTCCCTGGTGGGCGGCAAGCTGGTCTCGGCGACCGACGGCGTGCTGATCTCGCTGGCCGACCTCTTGGGCGAGTCCGCGAGCGGCGGCACGGTCGTCGAGGAGACCCGCGAGCACCACCACCGCCCGACCGAGATGATCGACCCGGTCCTGGGCCAGGGCTCCTCGCACACCCAGTTCGGGATGTGCGTGCACCGCGCCGTGGTGGACGTGGACGTGGAGCTCGGCCTGGTCAAGGTCGTGGCCCTGGACGCGGTCCAGGACGTGGGCAAGGTGCTGCACCCGCAGCAGCTCGCCGGTCAGATCCAGGGCGCCTCGACCCAGGGCCTGGGCCTGGCGCTGATGGAGGAGATCCAGGTCAAGGACAGCGAGATCCGCAACCCGTCCTTCACCGACTACCTGATCCCGACCATCCTGGACACTCCGCCGATGCGCATCGAGGTGCTGGAGCACCCGGACCCGCACGCGCCCTACGGGCTGCGCGGCGCGGGCGAGCCGCCCACGCTGTCGTCGACGCCGGCGATCGTGGCGGCGGTGCGCGACGCGACCGGCCGCGCGCTGACGCACGCGCCGGTGCGGCCGGAGGACATCGTCGGCATCGACCTGTGA
- a CDS encoding 8-oxoguanine deaminase, whose amino-acid sequence MSDVTVIEGAHVVTVDGAEYAQGHIVVRDGRIGAVGAGPAPEIPGARKVDGRGCLATPGLVNTHNHLYQWATQGLFADGTLFEWLVGSYEIWHRLDAEVVGNTTSAGMSHLALSGCTTASDHHYIFPSGRGDIVAAEVAAAREVGIRLDLARGSMDRGHSSGGLPPDSVVESLEEALAATGAAIDTHHDASFDAMTRVSVAPCSPFSVSRELMVGAAELARAKGVRLHTHLAETLDEEEKCLAEFGCTPVEYAEKLGWLGEDVWFAHAVHLSDAAIARIAATGTGIAHCPTSNARLGAGICRTTELLEAGAHVGLGVDGPASSELTPLAGEMHQALLMARARKGPQALSARQALHMATLGGARVLGRDAELGSLTVGKLADIALWRVDGFGYDVIDDPVVATVFGPTPPLERLLVGGRTVVDRGELRTLSADTAAARGRAAHRALLQEVNR is encoded by the coding sequence ATGAGTGACGTGACCGTCATCGAGGGCGCCCACGTCGTGACCGTGGACGGCGCCGAGTACGCCCAGGGCCACATCGTGGTGCGCGACGGCCGCATCGGGGCCGTCGGAGCCGGGCCCGCCCCCGAGATCCCGGGCGCCCGCAAGGTGGACGGTCGCGGCTGCCTGGCGACGCCGGGCCTGGTCAACACGCACAACCACCTCTACCAGTGGGCCACCCAGGGGCTGTTCGCCGACGGGACCCTCTTCGAGTGGCTGGTGGGTTCGTACGAGATCTGGCACCGCCTGGACGCGGAGGTCGTGGGCAACACGACGTCGGCGGGGATGAGCCACCTCGCGCTGTCGGGGTGCACGACCGCCTCGGACCACCACTACATCTTCCCCTCGGGCCGGGGCGACATCGTCGCCGCCGAGGTGGCCGCCGCCCGCGAGGTCGGCATCCGCCTGGACCTGGCCCGCGGGTCGATGGACCGGGGCCACAGCTCCGGCGGGCTGCCGCCGGACAGCGTCGTGGAGAGCCTGGAGGAGGCGCTGGCGGCCACGGGCGCCGCCATCGACACCCACCACGACGCCTCCTTCGACGCCATGACGCGCGTGTCCGTGGCGCCCTGCTCCCCGTTCTCGGTGAGCCGGGAGCTGATGGTCGGCGCGGCCGAGCTGGCCCGCGCCAAGGGCGTGCGCCTGCACACCCACCTCGCCGAGACGCTCGACGAGGAGGAGAAGTGCCTGGCCGAGTTCGGGTGCACTCCGGTCGAGTACGCGGAGAAGCTCGGCTGGCTGGGCGAGGACGTGTGGTTCGCGCACGCGGTGCACCTGTCCGACGCCGCCATCGCGCGGATCGCGGCCACCGGCACCGGTATCGCGCACTGCCCCACCTCCAACGCACGGCTGGGCGCGGGCATCTGCCGCACCACCGAGCTGCTGGAGGCCGGCGCGCACGTGGGTCTGGGCGTGGACGGCCCGGCCTCCAGCGAGCTGACCCCGCTGGCCGGGGAGATGCACCAGGCGCTGCTGATGGCGCGCGCCCGCAAGGGTCCGCAGGCGCTCAGCGCCCGCCAGGCCCTGCACATGGCCACCCTGGGCGGCGCCCGGGTGCTGGGACGCGACGCCGAGCTCGGTTCGCTCACCGTCGGCAAGCTCGCCGACATCGCCCTGTGGCGGGTGGACGGCTTCGGCTACGACGTGATCGACGACCCGGTGGTGGCGACGGTCTTCGGCCCGACGCCGCCCCTGGAGCGCCTGCTGGTCGGCGGCCGTACCGTCGTCGACCGCGGAGAGCTTCGCACCCTCTCCGCCGACACCGCCGCCGCGCGCGGCCGGGCCGCGCACCGCGCCCTGCTTCAGGAGGTGAACCGCTGA
- a CDS encoding NCS2 family permease has translation MTSTKDGVAPEAHTAPARSWLDRFFFISERGSTVGREIRGGLTTFMAMAYIIVLNPIILGGVPDANGDFLSPAQLTTMTALAAGLVTIMMGLVGRAPIACAAALGVMAVVAYQAAPVMAWPEVMGLVVWQGIAIILMVVTGVRTAVMNALPHNLKMAIGVGIGLFVSLIGLSNAGFVSAGEGGLLQLGTAGGGGHLDGWPILVFVAGLVLASVLLVRGVPGAIFYGIVGATVLAIVVHYAAGLSDQAWGGGSPSLPGNPVAIPDFGLLFQVDMVGAWTSAGVTTAGVILFTLVLAGFFDALGTILAIGTKANIAGADGQMPRVNQILITDGAGAVTGGLTSSSATLVFVESTAGVSEGARTGLASVVTGLFFLAAIFFAPVFGMVPSEAASVAMVLVGAMMMMHIREIDWSDISIAIPAFLTIAMMPFTYDIASGIGIGIIAYTLVKTAQGRLVEVGWLMWLLSAVFAFHFAMHALGL, from the coding sequence ATGACCAGTACCAAGGACGGTGTCGCGCCCGAGGCGCACACCGCGCCGGCTCGATCCTGGCTCGACCGCTTCTTCTTCATCAGTGAGCGCGGATCCACCGTCGGCCGCGAGATCCGCGGCGGCCTCACGACCTTCATGGCGATGGCCTACATCATCGTCCTGAACCCGATCATCCTCGGCGGCGTCCCCGACGCCAACGGGGACTTCCTCTCCCCCGCCCAGCTGACCACGATGACCGCGCTGGCCGCCGGTCTCGTCACGATCATGATGGGCCTGGTGGGACGCGCGCCGATCGCCTGCGCCGCCGCCCTGGGCGTCATGGCGGTGGTCGCCTACCAGGCCGCTCCCGTCATGGCCTGGCCCGAGGTGATGGGCCTGGTGGTCTGGCAGGGCATCGCCATCATCCTGATGGTGGTGACCGGCGTACGCACCGCGGTGATGAACGCCCTCCCCCACAACCTCAAGATGGCGATCGGCGTGGGCATCGGCCTGTTCGTCTCGCTCATCGGCCTGTCCAACGCCGGGTTCGTCAGCGCCGGCGAGGGCGGGCTGCTCCAGCTCGGCACCGCGGGAGGCGGCGGGCACCTCGACGGCTGGCCGATCCTGGTGTTCGTCGCCGGACTGGTGCTGGCCAGCGTCCTGCTGGTGCGCGGCGTGCCGGGCGCGATCTTCTACGGGATCGTGGGCGCCACCGTGCTGGCGATCGTCGTCCACTACGCCGCGGGACTGAGCGACCAGGCGTGGGGCGGCGGCAGCCCGAGCCTGCCCGGCAACCCGGTCGCGATCCCCGACTTCGGCCTGCTGTTCCAGGTGGACATGGTCGGCGCCTGGACCTCGGCGGGCGTGACGACGGCCGGCGTCATCCTGTTCACGCTCGTGCTGGCCGGGTTCTTCGACGCGCTGGGCACGATCCTGGCCATCGGCACCAAGGCCAACATCGCGGGAGCCGACGGGCAGATGCCCCGGGTGAACCAGATCCTGATCACCGACGGCGCGGGCGCCGTGACCGGCGGCCTGACCAGTTCCTCGGCCACGCTGGTGTTCGTGGAGTCCACCGCCGGAGTGAGCGAGGGCGCCCGGACGGGTCTGGCGAGCGTGGTGACGGGGCTGTTCTTCCTCGCCGCGATCTTCTTCGCGCCGGTGTTCGGCATGGTGCCCTCCGAGGCGGCCTCGGTGGCGATGGTGCTGGTGGGCGCCATGATGATGATGCACATCCGGGAGATCGACTGGTCGGACATCTCCATCGCGATCCCCGCGTTCCTCACCATCGCCATGATGCCGTTCACCTACGACATCGCCAGCGGCATCGGGATCGGGATCATCGCCTACACCCTGGTCAAGACCGCGCAGGGCCGCCTCGTCGAGGTCGGCTGGCTGATGTGGCTGCTCTCGGCCGTGTTCGCCTTCCACTTCGCGATGCACGCGCTGGGGCTCTGA
- a CDS encoding PucR family transcriptional regulator codes for MQISELVAVKRLHLRFLWGAEHQHRTVRWAYTTDLLEPARYLRGGEFVLTGMMWRTRPEDSETFVSSVVSAGAVAIGAGTALGEVPPDLLAACQAHDIPLVEVPSETSFGAVTEEVLRSLTQRRFTTIAETRDRHRRLMAEVAAGADFPSAFADAATHASMRAWVISSTGRHVAATAEPLAEHDREWIAARALTWSSFPHTTRLPVEGGRVLTVVPVQAKDSHPLSNWLLVCAGDHQTWGDEEHEAAAELVSVSVLARSRVEERALTDARHLEGLPRLLAAQRFDEVTALMDGTGASAGARDGGHVVVSAVMMPEPRVPDLARRVLTELVADWPGAVVTGENDTLAVVPVEGGDSRARERAEEIRSELVHRARVLEGGLLDYRLAIGLSSAAHGVPELRGAAVEARHARRLAELRGGRSRVIAGAEIDSHELLLASVPEEVQTSYRERLLGPLVAYDRDHRSELVVTLERFLEHSGSWQRCAAAMHVHVNTLRYRIGRVEELTGRDMSSLEHRVDLFLALKLRD; via the coding sequence ATGCAGATCAGTGAGCTGGTCGCCGTCAAGCGGCTGCACCTGCGGTTCCTGTGGGGAGCCGAGCACCAGCACCGCACCGTGCGCTGGGCCTACACCACGGATCTGCTCGAGCCCGCCCGGTACCTGCGCGGTGGCGAGTTCGTCCTGACCGGCATGATGTGGCGTACCCGGCCCGAGGACTCCGAGACCTTCGTGTCCTCCGTGGTCAGCGCCGGCGCCGTCGCGATCGGCGCGGGCACCGCCCTGGGCGAGGTCCCCCCGGACCTGCTGGCCGCCTGCCAGGCGCACGACATCCCGCTCGTCGAGGTGCCCTCGGAGACCTCCTTCGGCGCGGTCACCGAAGAGGTCCTGCGCTCGCTCACCCAACGCCGCTTCACCACCATCGCCGAGACCCGGGACCGCCACCGCCGCCTGATGGCGGAGGTCGCCGCGGGCGCCGACTTCCCCTCCGCCTTCGCCGACGCCGCCACCCACGCCTCGATGCGGGCCTGGGTGATCTCCTCCACCGGCCGCCACGTGGCCGCGACCGCCGAACCCCTGGCCGAGCACGATCGCGAGTGGATCGCCGCCAGAGCCCTGACCTGGTCGTCCTTCCCCCACACCACCCGACTGCCCGTCGAGGGCGGCCGCGTGCTCACCGTCGTACCCGTCCAGGCCAAGGACTCCCATCCGCTGTCGAACTGGCTGCTGGTCTGCGCCGGCGACCACCAGACGTGGGGCGACGAGGAGCACGAGGCCGCCGCCGAACTGGTGTCGGTGTCGGTGCTGGCGCGCAGCCGCGTGGAGGAGCGCGCCCTGACCGACGCCCGCCACCTGGAGGGACTGCCCCGCCTGCTGGCCGCGCAGCGCTTCGACGAGGTCACCGCGCTCATGGACGGCACGGGCGCCTCCGCCGGGGCCAGGGACGGGGGGCACGTGGTCGTCAGCGCCGTGATGATGCCCGAGCCGCGCGTGCCCGACCTGGCGCGCCGGGTGCTCACCGAACTCGTCGCGGACTGGCCCGGCGCCGTCGTGACCGGCGAGAACGACACCCTGGCCGTGGTCCCGGTCGAGGGCGGGGACTCGCGGGCGCGCGAGCGCGCCGAGGAGATCCGCTCCGAACTCGTCCACCGCGCGCGCGTGCTGGAGGGCGGATTGCTGGACTACCGGCTCGCCATCGGCCTGAGCTCGGCCGCGCACGGGGTGCCCGAGCTGCGCGGGGCCGCCGTGGAGGCCCGCCACGCGCGCCGGCTGGCCGAGCTGCGCGGCGGACGCTCACGCGTCATCGCCGGGGCGGAGATCGACTCCCACGAGCTGCTGCTGGCCTCGGTGCCCGAAGAGGTGCAGACGTCCTACCGCGAACGCCTGCTGGGCCCCCTGGTGGCCTACGACCGCGACCACCGCTCGGAGCTGGTGGTGACGCTGGAGCGGTTCCTGGAGCACTCCGGCTCCTGGCAGCGCTGCGCCGCGGCCATGCACGTCCACGTCAACACCCTGCGCTACCGGATCGGCCGCGTGGAGGAGCTCACCGGCCGCGACATGAGCAGCCTCGAACACCGCGTCGACCTGTTCCTGGCGCTCAAGCTGCGCGACTGA
- a CDS encoding pentapeptide repeat-containing protein encodes MSTDLSSPLTTDADLSGTDLRDALAKPLGQRREFTRCDLTEADLRETDLVDAVFTDCRLDGARLDRALLDGSRFAGGSASGATFSGAECADARFERVDLANTRWQSALLTDAAFSGCRMTGAGLTSLRGVGYSFAHCNLMLARCKGLSLRGQSLEGLRMDEADLASADLRETVWAESRLRGANLVNARFQGADVRGADLGELSLQQAGYLRGANISPAQAGLILGALGITVVE; translated from the coding sequence ATGAGTACCGACCTTTCCTCGCCCCTGACCACCGACGCCGACCTGTCCGGGACGGATCTGCGCGACGCCCTCGCCAAGCCGCTCGGGCAGCGCCGGGAGTTCACGCGCTGCGACCTCACCGAGGCCGACCTGCGCGAGACCGATCTCGTGGACGCCGTCTTCACCGACTGCCGCCTGGACGGCGCCCGGCTGGACCGGGCGCTCCTGGACGGGTCGCGCTTCGCGGGCGGCAGCGCCTCGGGTGCGACCTTCTCCGGGGCGGAGTGCGCCGACGCCCGGTTCGAGCGGGTGGACCTGGCCAACACGCGCTGGCAGAGCGCGCTGCTCACCGACGCGGCCTTCTCCGGCTGCCGGATGACGGGTGCGGGACTGACGTCGCTGCGCGGGGTGGGGTACTCCTTCGCGCACTGCAACCTCATGCTGGCGCGGTGCAAGGGCCTGTCCCTGCGCGGGCAGTCGCTGGAGGGGCTGCGCATGGACGAGGCCGACCTGGCCAGTGCGGACCTGCGCGAGACGGTGTGGGCGGAGTCGCGGCTGCGCGGGGCCAACCTGGTCAACGCCAGGTTCCAGGGCGCGGACGTGCGCGGCGCCGACCTGGGGGAGCTCTCCCTGCAACAGGCCGGGTACCTGCGGGGCGCGAACATCAGCCCGGCCCAGGCGGGGCTCATCCTGGGGGCGCTGGGCATCACGGTCGTGGAGTAG